From Methylobacterium radiodurans, a single genomic window includes:
- a CDS encoding glycosyltransferase family 4 protein, giving the protein MRICFVSRRYFPAISGMSVYAQNLLRELVQAGHDITMISQYRGDAFGTRVYGGGPPPPVPGVRVIGLEQLGEQESGDFERDIATMVETICAEHARKPFDVLHAQYGYPTGWATLLASKRLGLPNVVSIQGGDGHWVGSCCETHRVAMCEVLAHANALLIGGQSFVAEVCDRLGSDPARFTIVPGAVDTARFAQGTGDGLPAAHDGPVRLFYHGRVDRRKGVLDFIEALALLREQDTRFAAVISGIGPDVDPARELAQRLGFSEDAIRFTGYADYATVPDLYRAADVFVSPTYAEGFSNTILEAMAAGLACVSTHSVGVSDCLRDEENGLLVDPGDVPALARALTRIVEDDALRRRIAEAGLEECRRVYSWSAVGRQIMEVYAAVRSEAPHTDFSETLPHDPACRFRAEPHLL; this is encoded by the coding sequence ATGAGGATCTGCTTCGTCAGCCGCCGCTACTTCCCGGCGATCTCCGGCATGAGCGTCTACGCGCAGAACCTGCTGCGCGAATTGGTGCAGGCCGGCCACGACATCACGATGATCTCGCAATACCGGGGCGACGCCTTCGGCACCCGCGTCTACGGCGGCGGCCCGCCCCCGCCGGTGCCGGGCGTGCGGGTGATCGGCCTCGAACAGCTCGGCGAGCAGGAGAGCGGCGATTTCGAGCGCGACATCGCCACGATGGTCGAGACGATCTGTGCCGAGCACGCGAGAAAGCCCTTCGACGTGCTGCACGCGCAGTACGGCTACCCGACCGGCTGGGCGACGCTTCTCGCCTCCAAGCGCCTCGGCCTGCCGAACGTGGTCTCGATCCAGGGCGGCGACGGCCACTGGGTCGGCTCCTGCTGCGAGACCCATCGGGTCGCGATGTGCGAGGTGCTGGCCCACGCCAACGCCCTGCTCATCGGCGGCCAGTCCTTCGTGGCCGAGGTCTGCGACCGGCTGGGCTCGGATCCGGCCCGCTTCACCATCGTGCCGGGCGCGGTCGACACCGCGCGCTTCGCGCAAGGGACCGGCGACGGGCTGCCGGCCGCCCATGACGGGCCGGTGCGCCTGTTCTACCACGGCCGCGTCGACCGCCGGAAAGGCGTGCTCGACTTCATCGAGGCGCTGGCGCTGCTCCGCGAGCAGGACACGCGCTTCGCCGCGGTGATCTCCGGCATCGGGCCGGACGTCGATCCGGCCAGGGAGCTGGCCCAGCGCCTGGGATTCTCCGAGGACGCGATCCGCTTCACCGGCTACGCCGACTACGCCACGGTGCCGGACCTCTACCGGGCGGCCGACGTCTTCGTCTCGCCGACCTACGCTGAGGGCTTCTCGAACACGATCCTGGAGGCGATGGCGGCGGGGCTGGCCTGCGTCTCCACCCACTCGGTCGGCGTCTCGGACTGCCTGCGCGACGAGGAGAACGGACTCCTCGTGGACCCCGGCGACGTGCCGGCGCTCGCCCGCGCCCTCACCCGGATCGTGGAGGACGACGCGCTGCGCCGCCGCATCGCCGAGGCCGGCCTGGAGGAGTGCCGCCGGGTCTACTCGTGGAGCGCGGTCGGCCGGCAGATCATGGAGGTCTACGCCGCGGTGAGGTCGGAAGCGCCGCACACGGACTTCTCCGAGACGCTGCCGCACGATCCGGCCTGCCGCTTCCGCGCCGAGCCGCACTTGCTCTGA
- a CDS encoding YcaO-like family protein: MTTPSQQDQDARARHARIKAPRPYSYGAPRRIEGLPERLPDPVRAYLDVLPPGRVVGFNLAPLDRTGVPVWFVSLFLDDPFFVGAMPSGIGYGATDDEALIGAVAEIAENLMPSLAVMPRKKERGSYNDLVRVFGPKSVADPLTLCLPAGSPVGRDTVLEWTPATRRGTGETVLMPLDVAATDYFELSEGYTPFTNLITNGLGAGPDVDFALGHGVLELLQRDGNGLLFRALDQGVMLDFEGGISDENAAMLARLESLGIRALPKFATDQFGLTNLYVVGYDSNLADAPTPIALSACGEACDPDRDRALRKALLEFQAARVRKSFGHGPLDFARRITPPGYVDAFIQKALPSLDLEESRALKAMLDWIVLPPEGLHGVLAGTVYSERSTKRFSELPTQEAADGHARGRIACDRLEQAGFDVLYVDCSPPGGGVGVAKAIVPGLEVETMSYYRIGERNTRKLLEREHPLIRFGEASETLRPVRLTPEAIERFGGQPLFDTALAEEIVGSHYPLYREPESHHAPFRLEQRGRAA; the protein is encoded by the coding sequence ATGACGACCCCCAGCCAACAGGACCAGGACGCCCGCGCCCGCCACGCCCGCATCAAGGCGCCGCGGCCCTACAGCTACGGCGCCCCGCGCCGGATCGAGGGCCTGCCCGAGCGCCTGCCCGACCCCGTGCGGGCCTATCTCGACGTGCTGCCCCCGGGCCGCGTCGTCGGCTTCAACCTCGCGCCCCTCGACCGCACCGGCGTGCCGGTCTGGTTCGTCTCGCTCTTCCTCGACGATCCCTTCTTCGTCGGCGCGATGCCGTCCGGCATCGGCTACGGCGCCACCGACGACGAGGCGCTGATCGGCGCGGTCGCCGAGATCGCCGAGAACCTGATGCCGTCGCTCGCCGTCATGCCGCGCAAGAAGGAGCGCGGCTCCTACAACGACCTCGTCCGGGTGTTCGGCCCGAAATCCGTCGCCGACCCGCTGACGCTCTGCCTGCCGGCGGGCTCGCCCGTGGGGCGCGACACGGTGCTCGAATGGACCCCGGCCACCCGCCGCGGCACGGGCGAGACCGTGCTGATGCCCCTCGACGTCGCGGCGACCGACTATTTCGAATTGTCGGAGGGCTACACGCCCTTCACCAACCTGATCACCAACGGCCTCGGCGCCGGCCCGGACGTGGACTTCGCCCTCGGGCACGGCGTGCTGGAACTGCTGCAGCGCGACGGCAACGGCCTCTTGTTCCGCGCCCTCGACCAGGGCGTGATGCTCGATTTCGAAGGTGGCATCTCGGACGAGAACGCCGCCATGCTGGCGCGGCTGGAGAGCCTCGGCATCCGGGCACTGCCGAAATTCGCCACCGACCAGTTCGGCCTGACCAACCTCTACGTGGTCGGCTACGACAGCAATCTCGCCGACGCCCCGACCCCGATCGCGCTCTCGGCCTGCGGCGAGGCCTGCGACCCGGACCGCGACCGGGCCCTGCGCAAGGCGCTGCTCGAATTCCAGGCCGCGCGGGTGCGCAAGAGCTTCGGCCACGGGCCCCTCGACTTCGCGCGGCGCATCACGCCTCCGGGCTACGTCGATGCCTTCATCCAGAAGGCCCTGCCGAGCCTCGACCTGGAGGAGAGCCGGGCGCTCAAGGCCATGCTCGACTGGATCGTGCTGCCGCCGGAGGGCCTGCACGGCGTGCTCGCCGGCACGGTCTATTCCGAGCGCTCCACCAAGCGCTTCTCGGAACTGCCGACCCAGGAGGCCGCCGACGGCCACGCCCGCGGCAGGATCGCCTGCGACCGGCTGGAGCAGGCCGGCTTCGACGTGCTCTACGTCGATTGCTCGCCGCCCGGCGGAGGCGTGGGCGTCGCCAAGGCGATCGTGCCCGGTCTCGAGGTCGAGACCATGAGCTACTACCGGATCGGCGAGCGCAACACCCGCAAGCTCCTCGAGCGCGAGCACCCGCTGATCCGCTTCGGCGAGGCCAGCGAGACCCTGCGGCCGGTGCGGCTGACCCCGGAGGCGATCGAGCGCTTCGGCGGCCAGCCGCTCTTCGACACCGCGCTCGCCGAGGAGATCGTCGGCAGCCACTACCCGCTCTACCGCGAGCCGGAATCGCACCACGCGCCCTTCCGGCTGGAGCAGCGGGGGCGCGCCGCATGA
- a CDS encoding Gfo/Idh/MocA family protein gives MEPVRWGIVGYGWVARDYMAPGIREAGHRLVAVCDPGEAARAAAEAEGARAYANLAGLIADPEVEAVYVATPNHLHREAVEALAAAGKAVLCEKPMAASLSDAEAMAAAVQAHGIFYGTAFDQRHHPAHRLMRDAVRTGRLGTVTALRIVYACWLHRDWAPQAGHDNWRIDPARAGGGALIDLAPHGLDLVDFLLDESIREIAALTQARAQDYSVDDGALLIGRTESGVLASLNVAYNCPDALPRRRLEVVGTRGQMVAENTMGQVAGGRLTFIDGASGAAQDVAFDRDASPFTEQVRAFGSALRRPAEREAYAAARDLHTMRLVVGAYASDRGGGGRFEP, from the coding sequence ATGGAGCCCGTCCGCTGGGGCATCGTCGGCTACGGCTGGGTCGCCCGCGACTACATGGCGCCCGGCATCCGCGAGGCCGGGCACCGGCTGGTCGCGGTCTGCGATCCCGGCGAGGCGGCCCGCGCGGCCGCCGAGGCCGAGGGAGCGCGGGCCTACGCGAACCTCGCCGGCCTGATCGCCGATCCCGAGGTGGAAGCGGTCTACGTCGCGACGCCGAACCATCTCCACCGCGAGGCCGTGGAGGCGCTGGCCGCCGCGGGCAAGGCCGTGCTCTGCGAGAAGCCGATGGCGGCCTCGCTCAGCGACGCCGAGGCGATGGCGGCGGCCGTCCAGGCCCACGGCATCTTCTACGGCACCGCCTTCGACCAGCGCCACCACCCGGCCCACCGCCTGATGCGGGACGCGGTCCGGACCGGACGCCTCGGCACCGTGACGGCTTTGCGCATCGTCTACGCCTGCTGGCTGCACCGGGACTGGGCGCCGCAGGCAGGCCACGACAACTGGCGCATCGATCCGGCCCGGGCCGGGGGCGGCGCGCTGATCGACCTCGCGCCGCACGGGCTCGACCTCGTGGATTTCCTGCTGGACGAGTCGATCCGCGAGATCGCCGCCCTCACGCAGGCGCGCGCGCAGGATTACAGCGTGGACGACGGCGCCCTGCTGATCGGCCGCACGGAGAGCGGCGTGCTGGCGAGTCTCAACGTCGCCTACAATTGCCCGGACGCGCTGCCGCGCCGCCGCCTGGAGGTGGTCGGCACGCGCGGCCAGATGGTCGCCGAGAACACGATGGGGCAGGTGGCCGGCGGCCGCCTCACGTTCATCGACGGTGCATCGGGCGCGGCCCAGGATGTCGCCTTCGACAGGGACGCCTCGCCCTTCACCGAGCAGGTGCGCGCCTTCGGCTCGGCGCTGCGCCGCCCGGCGGAGCGCGAGGCCTACGCGGCGGCGCGGGATCTCCACACGATGCGGCTCGTCGTGGGCGCCTACGCGAGCGACCGGGGTGGGGGCGGGAGGTTCGAACCGTGA
- a CDS encoding sugar phosphate isomerase/epimerase family protein, translated as MSLRFAYNTNGAANHRLDDALRLIKAAGYDGVALTLDIHHLDPFAENWAAEAGRVSSLLQKLELGSVIETGARFLLDPTAKHEPTLVTADAAGRARRVGFLKRAIDIGAMLHSEAISFWAGVPKPGVDHDEARRWLAEGLHEVVAYAAERGVVPCLEPEPGMLVETLDDYAALRIDGLRLALDTGHCLVTGEREPAAAVHEFADRIGTVAIEDMARGIHIHLPFGEGDMDVPGVLNALEAVGYDKLICVELSRESHRADRMIPEALEYLRACRGPGADLPVQETRPQ; from the coding sequence ATGAGCCTGCGCTTCGCCTACAACACCAATGGCGCCGCCAACCACCGGCTCGACGACGCCCTGCGCCTCATCAAGGCGGCGGGCTACGACGGCGTGGCGCTGACGCTCGACATCCACCACCTCGACCCCTTCGCCGAGAACTGGGCGGCGGAGGCCGGCCGCGTGTCGAGCCTTCTGCAAAAGCTCGAACTCGGCTCGGTGATCGAGACCGGGGCCCGCTTCCTGCTCGATCCCACCGCCAAGCACGAGCCGACACTCGTGACGGCCGACGCCGCGGGCCGCGCCCGGCGCGTCGGCTTCCTGAAGCGGGCCATCGATATCGGGGCGATGCTGCATTCCGAGGCGATCTCGTTCTGGGCCGGCGTGCCAAAGCCCGGCGTCGACCACGACGAGGCCCGGCGCTGGCTCGCCGAGGGGCTCCACGAGGTCGTAGCCTACGCGGCCGAGCGGGGCGTCGTGCCCTGCCTGGAGCCCGAGCCCGGCATGCTCGTCGAGACGCTCGACGACTACGCCGCCCTGCGGATCGACGGCTTGCGCCTCGCCCTCGACACCGGCCACTGCCTCGTCACCGGCGAGCGCGAGCCGGCAGCAGCCGTGCACGAATTCGCCGACCGGATCGGCACCGTGGCGATCGAGGACATGGCCCGCGGAATCCACATCCATCTGCCCTTCGGCGAGGGCGACATGGACGTGCCGGGCGTGCTGAACGCGCTGGAGGCGGTGGGCTACGACAAGCTGATCTGCGTCGAGCTGTCCCGGGAGAGCCACCGGGCGGACCGGATGATCCCCGAGGCGCTCGAATACCTGCGCGCCTGCCGGGGCCCCGGCGCCGATCTGCCGGTGCAGGAGACCCGCCCGCAATGA